One window of Salegentibacter sp. Hel_I_6 genomic DNA carries:
- a CDS encoding sigma-54 dependent transcriptional regulator, with protein sequence MQLKNAKILIIDDDQDVLTALRLLLKPFVAQITVEKQPGNINSLLTSSSFDVVILDMNFNGLVNTGNEGIFWLKRIKEITPDTDVILITAYGDIDLAIRSLKEGASDFIVKPWQNKKVIESLQEMLQNRKSKGKSIKTKSEGSKIVGESAEIREVFQKIQKVAPTDANILILGENGTGKDLVARAIHDNSNRKNKAFVKVDVGALTSTLFESELFGYKKGAFTDAREDRKGRFEAAQGGTLFLDEIGNISLSQQARLLTVLQNRQISPLGSNEVIPIDIRLICATNLDISELSNEAKFRKDLIYRINTVDIIVPPLRLRGTDITLLTKHFLEVYAEKYAKGPFKLDAGFLSKLKNHNFPGNIRELQFVIERAVIMAEGTLLGANDLSFSAIESKIENSEIEDTRLETVEKNTILKVIDKNRGNISKSAKELGITRAALYRRLEKYDL encoded by the coding sequence ATGCAACTTAAGAATGCCAAAATACTTATTATTGACGATGATCAGGACGTACTGACCGCGCTTCGCCTTTTGTTAAAACCTTTTGTTGCTCAAATTACTGTTGAAAAACAACCCGGAAATATAAATTCCCTTCTCACCTCATCCAGTTTTGATGTGGTGATTTTGGATATGAATTTCAACGGACTCGTAAATACGGGAAATGAAGGTATTTTTTGGCTTAAGCGAATTAAGGAAATTACTCCCGATACCGATGTTATTCTAATTACCGCATACGGTGATATTGATCTTGCCATACGATCTTTAAAAGAAGGCGCTTCAGATTTTATAGTTAAACCCTGGCAGAATAAAAAGGTAATCGAATCTTTGCAGGAAATGCTTCAAAACAGGAAAAGCAAAGGAAAATCGATAAAAACTAAAAGCGAAGGGTCTAAAATAGTTGGGGAAAGCGCAGAAATTCGTGAGGTTTTTCAGAAAATACAGAAAGTAGCGCCGACTGATGCAAATATTTTAATTCTAGGAGAAAACGGTACTGGAAAAGACCTCGTGGCTAGAGCCATTCACGACAACTCAAACAGAAAGAATAAAGCTTTTGTAAAAGTTGATGTGGGCGCGCTTACTTCCACCCTATTTGAAAGTGAATTGTTCGGATATAAAAAGGGTGCTTTTACCGATGCCAGAGAAGACCGGAAAGGTAGATTTGAAGCTGCTCAGGGCGGTACACTTTTTCTTGATGAAATAGGGAATATAAGTCTTAGCCAGCAAGCTAGGTTATTAACTGTACTTCAAAACCGGCAAATTAGTCCGCTTGGATCTAATGAAGTGATCCCGATAGATATTCGGCTGATTTGCGCCACCAACCTGGATATTTCAGAATTATCTAATGAAGCTAAATTCAGAAAAGATTTAATTTACCGCATAAATACGGTAGATATTATTGTGCCACCCCTAAGATTGCGCGGTACCGACATCACCTTACTCACCAAACATTTTTTGGAAGTTTATGCTGAAAAATATGCGAAAGGTCCGTTTAAATTAGACGCGGGGTTTTTGAGTAAATTGAAAAATCACAACTTCCCTGGTAACATCCGGGAATTGCAATTTGTAATTGAGCGTGCGGTTATCATGGCTGAAGGCACTTTGCTTGGTGCAAACGACCTTTCTTTTTCAGCAATAGAAAGTAAAATTGAGAATAGCGAAATTGAAGATACCCGCCTGGAAACTGTCGAAAAAAATACCATTTTAAAGGTTATCGATAAAAACAGGGGAAATATTTCCAAATCGGCTAAAGAACTGGGAATTACACGTGCCGCACTTTATAGAAGACTGGAGAAATATGACCTTTAA
- a CDS encoding ABC transporter permease — protein MIRNYIKMGLRGLKNQTFFTLINTLGLAIGMAGGLLIALYIYEELNYDKMFADSDRIHRIDMEIKFGGAEIKSAETAPPLAGAVKRDFPEVENTTRFRILGSNLFRDVKKTDNIKELHTTYADSTFFEMFGLDLIQGNKESALQKPNTLVMTRTAAENHFGSVDVVGKKLLLNNKETYLVTGVMEDLPLNSFLKDYSIFMAMAGNVASREDIWGGHNYFTFIKLSSGTNLDNFQIQLDGLLEKYVLPWAVKTFPGMTAESFAASGNYIRFHTIPLTDIHLHSDNKIEMSQKGNIQNVYILSFIGFFLIFLASVNFMNLSTANSLKRAKEVGIRKTLGSSRRQLIIQFLTESGLVVFASMILAVIVAYITMPFFNDLAGRSISIPFDEPIFYAWLILITIILGLISGSYPAFVISKFVPVDTLKGIRAQGTSKWNIRSFLVVFQFSVAVFLIVGTLVVFQQLQFIQSKDLGFDKEQVLIINDTYAAGEQIDALRQEILNLSSVQNATISSFMPVPSSRSSTSFFQEGKMDQQYAIQTQIWKVDDHYLNTLDLELISGRNFNGHSIADSTAVIINESTLTTLGLNAEEALGVRITQEVELGEPLYYNIIGVVKDFHYESLREEIGALGLFMDRSTGSMAVKLKTADLTDVIASIENIWAKMGPGQPFDYRFMDAAFETSYKEERRLGSIFMVFTCLSIFIACLGLFALATFNAQRRTKEIGVRKVLGASVSQITLGLTTDFLKLVIISTLFSLPLGWYFMSIWLQDFSYRIQIGWKILGFSALLVIFIAIVTVSFQAIKAAIANPVKSLRTE, from the coding sequence ATGATTCGGAATTATATTAAAATGGGATTAAGAGGTTTAAAAAACCAAACCTTTTTTACTCTTATCAATACCTTAGGGCTTGCCATAGGAATGGCAGGTGGACTATTGATTGCACTTTACATTTATGAGGAACTCAATTATGATAAGATGTTTGCCGATTCTGACCGTATCCATAGAATCGATATGGAAATCAAATTTGGTGGAGCAGAGATTAAATCCGCTGAAACGGCTCCACCTTTGGCTGGCGCGGTAAAACGCGATTTTCCTGAAGTTGAGAATACAACCCGATTTAGAATACTGGGGAGCAATCTTTTTAGAGACGTCAAAAAAACAGACAATATCAAGGAACTCCATACCACTTATGCTGATTCCACATTTTTTGAAATGTTCGGTTTAGACCTCATTCAGGGCAATAAAGAGTCTGCACTACAAAAACCCAACACATTGGTCATGACCAGAACGGCTGCAGAAAATCATTTTGGTAGCGTAGACGTTGTGGGTAAAAAACTCCTCCTAAATAATAAAGAAACTTATTTAGTAACTGGTGTTATGGAAGATTTGCCCTTAAATTCCTTTCTTAAGGATTACTCCATATTCATGGCCATGGCGGGTAACGTGGCTTCCCGCGAAGATATTTGGGGTGGACATAATTACTTCACATTTATAAAGCTATCGTCAGGTACTAACCTGGATAACTTCCAAATTCAACTGGACGGATTATTAGAGAAATATGTTCTTCCCTGGGCTGTCAAAACCTTTCCGGGTATGACTGCGGAATCCTTTGCCGCATCTGGAAACTATATAAGATTCCACACCATACCGCTAACTGATATTCACCTGCATTCTGATAATAAGATCGAGATGTCTCAGAAAGGAAACATACAGAACGTTTACATCCTATCGTTCATAGGTTTCTTCCTGATTTTTCTAGCCAGTGTAAATTTTATGAATCTCTCTACGGCCAACTCTCTCAAAAGAGCTAAAGAGGTTGGGATACGCAAAACGCTTGGCTCCAGTCGAAGACAACTAATTATTCAATTTTTGACAGAGTCTGGCCTAGTGGTTTTTGCATCTATGATACTGGCTGTGATCGTGGCTTACATAACAATGCCATTTTTTAATGACCTGGCTGGTCGTAGTATATCCATTCCCTTTGACGAACCTATATTTTATGCCTGGTTAATTTTGATAACGATCATTCTAGGGTTAATCTCGGGCAGTTACCCGGCATTTGTTATTTCCAAATTTGTTCCCGTAGATACCTTAAAAGGAATAAGAGCGCAAGGCACTAGTAAATGGAACATCCGTAGTTTTTTAGTAGTTTTTCAATTCAGCGTAGCTGTATTCCTAATAGTAGGGACGCTAGTAGTTTTCCAACAGTTACAATTTATACAAAGTAAAGATTTAGGATTTGATAAGGAACAGGTACTAATTATCAATGATACTTACGCTGCCGGGGAGCAAATAGATGCACTGAGACAGGAAATACTTAATTTAAGTTCGGTTCAAAATGCGACCATAAGTAGCTTTATGCCAGTGCCATCTTCACGGTCCAGCACTTCCTTTTTTCAGGAAGGAAAAATGGATCAACAATATGCCATACAAACGCAGATTTGGAAAGTGGATGATCATTACCTCAATACGCTTGACCTTGAGCTTATCAGTGGTCGCAATTTCAATGGACATTCCATTGCAGACTCCACGGCAGTCATTATTAATGAATCCACACTCACAACCCTTGGTTTGAATGCAGAAGAAGCATTAGGGGTTAGAATCACCCAGGAAGTAGAATTGGGTGAACCTTTATATTATAATATAATAGGGGTGGTTAAAGACTTTCACTATGAATCGCTAAGGGAAGAAATAGGTGCGCTGGGGTTATTTATGGATCGATCTACAGGCTCTATGGCTGTCAAGTTGAAGACAGCCGACCTTACTGACGTGATTGCAAGTATAGAAAATATTTGGGCAAAGATGGGGCCTGGTCAGCCTTTCGATTATCGTTTTATGGACGCTGCTTTTGAAACGTCCTATAAGGAAGAACGTCGACTGGGCAGCATTTTTATGGTGTTTACCTGTCTTTCCATTTTTATTGCCTGTTTGGGTCTTTTTGCTCTGGCAACATTCAATGCTCAGAGAAGAACAAAAGAAATTGGCGTGCGAAAGGTTTTAGGTGCCAGTGTGAGTCAGATCACTTTAGGTCTCACTACCGACTTTCTTAAGTTGGTAATTATCTCGACCCTTTTTTCCCTGCCTCTAGGATGGTATTTTATGAGCATATGGCTTCAGGACTTTTCATATCGCATCCAGATCGGCTGGAAAATCCTGGGCTTTTCAGCGCTGCTAGTCATTTTTATTGCTATCGTTACTGTAAGCTTCCAGGCCATTAAAGCCGCAATAGCAAACCCGGTAAAAAGTTTAAGAACAGAATAA
- a CDS encoding ABC transporter permease translates to MFRILLKTAWRNLWKTKFYNGISLLGLSLGLTVAIFIAVWIDSELSFNQVSNNSGNIYRVSSIIGDGDSKQTWGGSVGPVAYFAKKEVPEVKNATRVRDNYSYRIYSTEDKDLEAGSSAYVDPEFFDIFNTEFLHGDKSKPFSGNNSIVLTETAANKYFGSTDILGETIIGDHEDRYAIVGVLKDLPQNSSIDFDFFFPVSMLESGYTDNPYWDSIDSDWGNFNYVTYLELAENASSEKVIEKLTRINQDNDPNRELTSSKAAYYLQPIKKMNLYGYNGDPTNIKTVRIFGLVLILILAIACINYVNLNTARAIQRAKEVSLRKLIGAERKHLFLQFIIESCIFFIIALALSIALIFILVPSYNTISGKEISFNLLDIGLWKLIFTVFVATLAASSIYPAILLSSFKPLEAIKGNIAPGIGAVNFRKVLVCIQFMFSVILIICTIVIGKQLDFLNTMNPGYDRAQVLSFAMTDAMIEHREAVENQIKKLPGIQEVSFSNNNLINNGWTTGDTNWEGKNPQSSFIVAPLGVDEDFLPMLKMELLEGQNFTGIASDSSHYILNETAVEKMGLKNPLGKTFELWETKGTIIGVVKDFNFESLKQKIEPAVLFYDPEPYVMYIKTANGDVTESIAGLEKVWSNYNEGYPFNFSFLDERYEQMYRDDIRTGKLFRIFSILAIFVSCLGLFGLTTYSAQLKKREIGIRKVLGASILQISKLLSKDFMKLVFISSIAAIPLAWYLMQFWLQNFIYRTTMNWWIFAGSGVSIFIIALITVSLQSIRAAMANPVKNIRTE, encoded by the coding sequence ATGTTCAGAATACTTTTAAAAACAGCCTGGCGAAATCTTTGGAAAACAAAGTTTTATAATGGGATAAGCTTATTAGGACTTTCCCTGGGGCTAACGGTAGCGATTTTTATAGCCGTATGGATTGATTCAGAATTAAGTTTTAACCAGGTTTCAAATAATTCGGGTAATATTTATCGTGTTTCGAGTATTATTGGAGACGGCGATTCCAAACAGACCTGGGGTGGATCTGTTGGACCGGTGGCCTATTTTGCAAAGAAGGAGGTACCTGAAGTTAAGAATGCTACCAGGGTTAGGGATAATTATTCTTACCGTATTTATTCTACTGAAGATAAAGATTTGGAAGCCGGTTCTTCTGCTTATGTTGATCCTGAGTTTTTTGATATTTTTAATACGGAATTTTTACATGGAGATAAAAGCAAGCCTTTTTCTGGCAATAACTCCATTGTTTTAACCGAAACTGCTGCAAATAAATATTTTGGTTCTACCGATATTTTAGGAGAAACAATTATTGGGGATCATGAGGATCGCTACGCTATAGTCGGGGTACTAAAAGATCTTCCTCAAAACTCAAGTATTGATTTTGATTTTTTCTTTCCGGTGTCAATGCTGGAGAGTGGATACACAGATAATCCCTATTGGGATTCTATAGATAGCGACTGGGGAAACTTTAATTATGTGACTTACCTGGAATTGGCAGAAAATGCTTCCTCCGAAAAAGTCATCGAAAAATTAACCAGGATAAATCAAGATAACGACCCAAATAGAGAATTAACTTCAAGCAAAGCGGCATATTACCTACAGCCTATAAAAAAGATGAATCTTTACGGTTATAATGGAGATCCAACCAATATAAAAACTGTACGGATTTTTGGTTTGGTTCTCATTCTTATCCTTGCTATAGCCTGTATAAACTATGTGAATCTAAACACCGCAAGGGCAATACAACGAGCAAAAGAAGTTAGCTTGAGAAAACTAATTGGTGCAGAACGTAAACATTTGTTTTTACAATTTATAATAGAGTCTTGCATATTTTTTATAATTGCTCTTGCCTTGTCCATAGCACTCATTTTTATCTTAGTGCCTTCTTATAATACAATATCGGGAAAAGAAATTTCATTTAATCTTTTAGATATCGGTTTATGGAAACTCATTTTTACAGTCTTTGTGGCAACCCTTGCAGCTTCTTCCATCTATCCAGCAATTCTTCTTTCTTCCTTTAAACCTTTAGAAGCGATTAAGGGAAATATTGCTCCGGGTATTGGAGCGGTTAATTTCAGGAAGGTCTTAGTATGTATTCAATTTATGTTTTCGGTGATTTTAATAATCTGCACTATAGTAATTGGAAAACAGCTAGATTTCTTAAACACCATGAATCCTGGTTATGACAGGGCGCAGGTACTTAGCTTCGCGATGACCGATGCCATGATTGAACATCGTGAAGCCGTTGAAAATCAAATTAAGAAGCTACCTGGAATTCAAGAAGTATCTTTTTCCAATAATAATCTAATTAATAATGGATGGACTACAGGAGACACCAATTGGGAAGGTAAAAATCCACAAAGCAGTTTTATTGTTGCTCCTTTAGGTGTTGATGAAGACTTTCTTCCTATGCTGAAAATGGAACTTCTAGAGGGACAAAATTTTACAGGAATAGCATCAGATTCCAGCCATTATATTTTAAATGAAACTGCGGTTGAAAAAATGGGATTAAAGAATCCTTTAGGTAAAACTTTTGAACTCTGGGAAACTAAAGGAACCATTATAGGAGTAGTTAAAGACTTTAATTTTGAATCCCTGAAGCAAAAAATAGAACCTGCAGTTCTCTTCTATGATCCAGAGCCTTACGTGATGTATATTAAAACTGCAAACGGCGACGTGACTGAAAGTATTGCCGGTTTAGAAAAAGTATGGAGTAATTATAATGAAGGCTATCCATTTAACTTTTCTTTTCTAGATGAACGTTATGAACAAATGTATCGTGATGATATTAGGACCGGTAAATTGTTCAGGATATTTTCAATTTTAGCCATTTTTGTTTCTTGCCTGGGACTGTTTGGGCTTACCACTTATTCAGCACAATTGAAGAAAAGGGAAATTGGAATACGCAAGGTTTTGGGCGCCTCCATTCTTCAAATATCAAAGCTTTTGTCTAAAGATTTTATGAAGCTGGTTTTTATTTCCAGTATTGCGGCTATACCCTTAGCCTGGTATTTAATGCAATTTTGGTTACAAAACTTTATTTATAGAACTACGATGAATTGGTGGATTTTTGCTGGTTCTGGTGTGTCAATCTTCATCATCGCTTTGATTACTGTTAGTTTACAATCTATAAGGGCTGCTATGGCCAATCCAGTAAAGAATATAAGAACCGAATAA
- a CDS encoding ABC transporter permease, producing MIKNYFKIAWRNIYRNKGYSALNIFGLAIGITCASLILLWVEDEVNFDEGIKDKNLVFNVPTNQKYDGAWRTFFMATPGPLASVLKEEIPEIKKSARLRDENFLFSVEDKAIKSKGAYTDEDLLEIFDLNFITGNPNEAFKNKNGIVLTQMLATILFGSSEKVLGKTIQVDQKTNYTITGIIEDLPENTTYSFSWLVPFRNFTDGKEWTQDYGSNFTDTFVKLDPTANVEKVDKKVRAVLPAKTGDKETEAILFSAKDWHLRGYFKDGKIAGGRIEYVRLFSFISLIILIIACVNFMNLATARSEKRAGEVGMRKALGSGRKQLIFQFTTEAILNAVLAGILSIVAIIILFPEFNSLVDKNLSLNLILPSHILSLLCISLACGILAGLYPAFYLSSFKPIDVLKGTRKKAGSASLIRKCLVVGQFAISVILIVSTIVVYEQVHHVKNRNIGLQKENLIEIPAAGGGIIKNFESIVQELKSSGTVESAGLMNSQILSGGNNTSSVSWPGRPDDKDILISFRTITPEFLKATGMKLKEGRGFGNSQAADSNNVLISETFAKLMITENPIGNKIQWQEEEFTITGIVEDYLYDDMYGSSDPVMFYHQAEGADYMYVKPKPGISTTQVLENVEEVLKTQNPGFPFEYRFVDDAFNAKFKSEQLVGNLSQIFALIAIIISCMGLFGLSAYMAEQRRKEIGVRKVLGSSVLNIVKLLSKDFLILVIIALLFAIPLAWFIMHTWLQDYAYRITISAWIFVFAGGSAIIIALLTVSFQAIKAAIVNPVKSLRTE from the coding sequence ATGATCAAGAACTATTTTAAAATCGCATGGCGGAATATCTATAGAAATAAAGGCTATAGTGCCCTAAATATTTTTGGATTAGCTATAGGAATAACTTGTGCAAGTCTTATTTTGCTTTGGGTAGAAGATGAGGTAAATTTCGATGAGGGAATTAAAGATAAAAATTTAGTCTTTAATGTTCCTACCAATCAGAAATATGATGGAGCGTGGCGTACTTTTTTTATGGCAACCCCGGGACCCTTAGCTTCAGTTTTAAAAGAGGAAATCCCGGAAATAAAAAAATCTGCCCGACTTCGCGATGAAAACTTTCTTTTTAGCGTAGAGGATAAAGCCATAAAAAGTAAAGGAGCTTATACCGATGAGGATCTCCTCGAAATATTCGATCTTAATTTTATTACGGGCAATCCAAATGAAGCCTTTAAAAATAAAAATGGAATTGTATTAACACAAATGCTTGCAACTATCCTTTTTGGAAGTAGCGAAAAAGTCCTGGGTAAAACAATACAGGTTGATCAAAAAACTAATTATACAATAACTGGAATTATTGAAGATCTCCCTGAAAATACTACTTATTCATTTTCATGGTTAGTTCCTTTTAGAAATTTTACCGATGGTAAAGAATGGACCCAGGATTATGGAAGCAATTTCACGGACACTTTTGTAAAATTAGATCCAACAGCAAATGTCGAAAAGGTAGATAAAAAAGTAAGGGCTGTTCTTCCAGCTAAAACTGGTGACAAAGAAACTGAAGCAATTTTGTTCTCGGCGAAAGACTGGCACCTGCGGGGCTATTTTAAAGACGGTAAAATAGCTGGCGGACGAATTGAGTATGTACGCTTGTTTAGCTTTATTTCACTAATCATTTTAATCATAGCCTGTGTCAACTTCATGAATTTGGCAACCGCCAGGAGTGAAAAACGTGCTGGCGAAGTGGGTATGCGCAAAGCCCTTGGCTCAGGAAGAAAACAGTTAATTTTTCAATTTACTACCGAGGCTATTTTGAACGCAGTACTAGCGGGAATTTTAAGTATCGTAGCGATTATCATATTATTTCCAGAATTTAATTCTCTGGTAGATAAGAATCTAAGTTTAAACCTCATTCTTCCTTCACATATTCTTTCATTGCTATGCATATCACTTGCCTGTGGGATACTGGCGGGTTTGTATCCGGCTTTCTATCTTTCTAGCTTCAAACCAATTGATGTTTTGAAAGGGACTCGCAAAAAAGCGGGAAGTGCTTCCCTAATACGTAAATGTCTGGTTGTGGGACAGTTTGCGATTTCTGTAATTTTAATAGTGAGTACGATCGTAGTTTATGAGCAAGTTCACCATGTGAAAAACCGAAATATAGGTTTACAAAAAGAAAATTTGATAGAAATTCCAGCTGCTGGTGGTGGAATCATCAAAAATTTTGAATCGATTGTACAAGAATTAAAGTCTTCTGGTACGGTTGAAAGCGCTGGTCTTATGAATTCTCAAATTTTATCTGGCGGAAATAATACTTCAAGTGTAAGTTGGCCTGGACGACCTGATGATAAAGATATCCTGATCTCTTTTAGAACTATTACCCCTGAATTTTTAAAAGCTACCGGAATGAAATTAAAAGAAGGAAGGGGGTTTGGTAATTCCCAGGCAGCTGATAGTAATAATGTTTTAATATCTGAAACTTTCGCCAAACTAATGATTACTGAAAACCCAATAGGTAATAAAATACAATGGCAGGAAGAAGAATTTACTATTACTGGAATAGTTGAAGATTATTTATATGATGATATGTATGGAAGTAGCGATCCCGTGATGTTCTATCATCAAGCTGAAGGTGCGGATTATATGTATGTAAAACCAAAACCAGGTATATCAACAACCCAAGTTTTAGAAAACGTGGAAGAAGTTCTTAAAACACAGAATCCTGGTTTTCCTTTCGAGTACAGGTTTGTTGATGATGCTTTTAATGCCAAATTTAAAAGTGAACAGCTAGTAGGAAATTTATCTCAGATTTTTGCTTTAATAGCGATAATTATCTCGTGCATGGGGCTTTTTGGACTTTCTGCTTATATGGCTGAGCAAAGAAGAAAAGAAATAGGTGTACGTAAGGTTTTAGGCTCTAGTGTTCTAAATATCGTCAAATTACTGTCTAAAGATTTTTTAATATTAGTAATTATTGCACTTCTTTTTGCGATACCACTAGCTTGGTTTATTATGCATACCTGGCTACAAGATTATGCTTACAGAATAACTATTTCAGCGTGGATATTTGTATTTGCCGGAGGAAGCGCCATAATAATTGCCTTACTAACCGTAAGCTTCCAGGCCATTAAAGCTGCCATCGTAAACCCGGTAAAAAGTTTAAGAACAGAGTAA
- a CDS encoding efflux RND transporter periplasmic adaptor subunit — protein MDIPLKKKRFTTKKFAIIGGSVLIVALIVFVLISSTGNSKLNVEKERISISEVKKGNFQENIPVNGAVLPIKTIYLDAVEGGRVEEKFVEDGAMMKEGEPILRLSNTDLELSLVNQETSVYDLLTQMQISQTAARQNTINRLNQLTDVENSLKEAERVYKLNTRLLEKGAIGKQEYLESQNNYTYQKERMKLAKEVMEQDSIATKQEINQSRESYQRTQKALELMRKKVEDLVVRAPIDGQLTSLDAEIGESKTKGERLGQLDVLSGYKIRAEIDEHYISRIVTGQEGTFTSNGKEALLEIKKVYTQVNNGRFQVDMEFKEEEPNGLRRGQTFQIRLALSQEKEAILIPKGGFFQQTGGNWVFKLSEDGKTAYKAPIQLGSQNTEYYEVLEGIEPGDKVITSSYSNFGDIEELILE, from the coding sequence ATGGATATACCGCTTAAAAAGAAACGCTTTACCACTAAAAAGTTCGCCATTATAGGAGGATCGGTTTTAATCGTTGCACTAATCGTGTTCGTATTAATTTCTTCTACAGGAAATTCCAAATTGAATGTTGAAAAAGAAAGGATAAGCATTAGTGAAGTAAAGAAAGGAAATTTCCAGGAAAATATACCAGTGAACGGAGCTGTACTGCCAATAAAAACCATTTATCTAGATGCCGTTGAAGGTGGTCGTGTAGAAGAAAAATTTGTGGAAGATGGAGCAATGATGAAGGAGGGAGAGCCCATTCTAAGGCTTTCGAATACCGATTTGGAATTAAGCCTGGTCAATCAAGAAACTTCGGTGTATGATTTACTTACCCAAATGCAAATTTCGCAAACCGCTGCCAGGCAAAACACTATTAACCGATTAAACCAATTGACCGATGTTGAAAATAGCTTAAAGGAGGCCGAAAGGGTTTATAAATTAAATACGCGTTTACTTGAAAAAGGAGCTATAGGAAAACAGGAATACCTGGAATCGCAAAATAATTACACCTATCAAAAAGAAAGGATGAAATTAGCAAAAGAGGTTATGGAGCAAGATTCGATTGCTACAAAACAAGAAATTAACCAAAGCAGGGAATCTTACCAGCGTACCCAAAAGGCGCTCGAATTGATGCGTAAAAAAGTAGAGGATTTGGTAGTTAGAGCGCCAATAGATGGCCAGCTTACATCATTAGATGCTGAAATTGGAGAATCTAAAACTAAAGGAGAACGCCTGGGGCAATTGGATGTACTAAGCGGGTATAAAATTAGGGCTGAAATTGACGAGCATTATATTTCAAGAATTGTAACCGGGCAGGAGGGAACATTCACGAGCAACGGTAAAGAAGCCCTACTGGAGATCAAAAAAGTATATACCCAGGTAAATAATGGCAGGTTCCAGGTAGATATGGAATTTAAGGAAGAAGAACCGAACGGACTGCGCCGCGGACAAACGTTTCAAATTAGGCTGGCGCTTAGCCAGGAAAAAGAAGCGATATTAATTCCTAAGGGAGGATTTTTCCAGCAAACTGGTGGGAACTGGGTTTTTAAATTGAGCGAGGATGGAAAAACTGCGTATAAAGCTCCCATTCAATTAGGGAGTCAGAATACCGAATACTATGAAGTCCTTGAAGGGATTGAACCTGGTGATAAGGTAATTACTTCCAGTTATTCTAATTTTGGTGATATTGAAGAATTGATTTTGGAGTAA
- a CDS encoding ABC transporter ATP-binding protein: MIKITNLEKYYQTEEVQTIALNKLSFEVKEGEFAAIMGPSGCGKSTLLNILGLLDDPDGGSYLFNGIEVAGYNERKRAQLRKHNIGFVFQSFNLIDELSVFENVELPLIYTGVKPTERKERVHQVLEKMGIMHRRKHFPQQLSGGQQQRVAVARAVVNNPKLILADEPTGNLDSSNGNEVMDLLTELNEAGTTIIMVTHSEHDAKFSHRIIRMLDGEKVTENVLV; encoded by the coding sequence ATGATAAAAATTACTAACCTCGAGAAATACTATCAAACCGAAGAGGTTCAAACCATAGCGCTTAATAAACTTTCATTTGAAGTAAAAGAAGGGGAGTTCGCGGCCATAATGGGACCTTCGGGTTGTGGGAAATCTACCCTTTTAAATATCCTTGGTCTTTTAGACGATCCAGATGGCGGCAGTTATTTGTTTAATGGAATAGAAGTGGCCGGTTATAACGAAAGAAAGAGGGCACAACTTAGAAAGCATAATATCGGGTTTGTATTCCAGAGTTTTAATCTGATTGACGAACTAAGCGTTTTTGAAAATGTGGAACTTCCGCTGATTTATACTGGGGTAAAACCAACAGAACGCAAAGAAAGAGTACACCAGGTTTTGGAGAAAATGGGCATTATGCACCGAAGGAAACATTTTCCACAGCAACTATCGGGCGGACAGCAGCAAAGGGTGGCTGTTGCCCGGGCTGTGGTTAACAATCCTAAACTGATCCTGGCAGATGAACCTACCGGAAACCTGGACAGTAGCAACGGGAACGAAGTGATGGATTTGCTAACCGAACTCAACGAAGCGGGAACCACCATCATCATGGTAACACACAGCGAACACGACGCTAAATTCAGCCATCGAATCATCAGGATGCTGGATGGTGAGAAAGTAACAGAGAATGTGTTGGTGTAA